Proteins from one Neodiprion fabricii isolate iyNeoFabr1 chromosome 5, iyNeoFabr1.1, whole genome shotgun sequence genomic window:
- the LOC124184022 gene encoding small glutamine-rich tetratricopeptide repeat-containing protein alpha-like, whose product MAVKGLIASVVQLLTQQLEDGDLSDNSRESLEVAIQCLESAYNVQASDALPNINLLELYQNAVDNAKPDFGPPATPEAKAEAERLKNEGNNLMKAEKHHEALANYTKAIQLDSRNAVYYCNRAAVHSKIGNHAQAIKDCHTALAIDPSYSKAYGRLGLAYSSLDKHKEAKQSYQKALEMEPGNESYKMNLQLSEEKLAQQGVGYMVLGNNSAGGAGGAAPNMDLSSLLSNPALRNMARLMLSDPGMQNMMSDLMSGNVEQGGRMEALIEAGQQLAQQMQSANPDLIDSLRRQMGGNPNDPEPPQEN is encoded by the exons ATGGCAGTAAAAGGATTAATTGCATCGGTTGTGCAGTTATTAACGCAGCAATTGGAGGATGGTGATCTGTCGGATAATTCAAGGGAGAGCTTGGAGGTTGCAATTCAATGTTTGGAAAGTGCCTACAACGTTCAAGCTTCCGATGCTTTGCCCAACATTAATTTATTAGAATTATACCAAAATGCTGTTGACAATGCCAAACCTGATTTTGGACCTCCGGCTACGCCCGAGGCCAAAGCTGAAGCTGAAAGACTCAAAAATGAGGGAAACAACCTTATGAAAGCTGAGAAACACCATGAAGCTTTAGCTAATTACACAAA AGCCATTCAATTGGACAGCCGCAACGCGGTGTATTACTGCAACCGAGCGGCGGTGCATAGTAAAATAGGAAATCATGCTCAAGCGATAAAGGACTGTCATACAGCACTTGCGATAGATCCTTCTTACAGCAAGGCTTATGGACGTTTAGGGCTAGCTTATTCAAGTTTAGACAAGCACAAAGAGGCCAAACAGAGTTATCAAAAGGCATTGGAAATGGAACCGGGTAACGAGAGTTACAAAATGAACTTACAATTGTCTGAAGAGAAACTTGCCCAGCAGGGCGTAGGCTACATGGTTCTTGGAAATAATTCGGCTGGAGGAGCAGGAGGAGCTGCACCCAATATGGATTTGAGCTCCCTACTCAGTAACCCTGCGCTTCGAAATATGGCTCGTTTAATGCTCTCTGACCCTGGAATGCAAAACATGATGAGTGATTTAATGAGCGGAAATGTAGAACAAGGAGGCCGAATGGAAGCTCTGATCGAGGC GGGTCAACAGCTGGCACAGCAAATGCAGAGTGCAAATCCTGATCTGATAGATTCTCTGAGACGTCAAATGGGAGGAAATCCGAACGATCCAGAACCTCcgcaagaaaattga
- the LOC124184023 gene encoding ras-like GTP-binding protein Rho1 isoform X1, with the protein MGCIVGRRLGPDDTGYPGSGFMAAIRKKLVIVGDGACGKTCLLIVFSKDQFPEVYVPTVFENYVADIEVDSKQVELALWDTAGQEDYDRLRPLSYPDTDVILMCFSIDSPDSLENIPEKWTPEVKHFCPNVPIILVGNKKDLRNDPGTIKELGKMKQEPVKPEEGRAMAEKINAFAYLECSAKSKEGVREVFETATRAALQVKKKKKGRCRLL; encoded by the exons ATGGGATGCATTGTGGGCCGGAGACTCGGCCCTGACGATACTGGGTACCCTGGATCAG GATTCATGGCGGCTATAAGAAAGAAATTGGTGATCGTGGGTGATGGTGCCTGTGGTAAAACTTGTCTCCTGATCGTTTTTAGCAAAGATCAATTCCCCGAGGTTTATGTACCtaccgtatttgaaaattatgtcgCGGACATCGAAGTGGACAGCAAACAG GTCGAACTAGCCCTTTGGGACACGGCTGGTCAGGAGGATTACGACAGGCTTCGTCCACTGTCTTATCCGGACACAGACGTTATTCTGATGTGTTTCTCCATCGACAGTCCCGATTCCTTGGAGAACATTCCCGAAAAATGGACACCAGAGGTCAAACATTTTTGTCCCAATGTGCCGATAATATTGGTCGGTAACAAAAAAGACCTTCGTAATGATCCCGGTACAATTAAAGAActtggaaaaatgaaacaagagCCAGTTAAACCTGAAGAAGGACGTGCAATGGCCGAAAAAATTAACGCCTTCGCATACCTAGAGTGTTCTGCCAAAAGCAAGGAGGGAGTGCGGGAAGTTTTTGAAACAGCAACCAGAGCTGCGTTGCAG gtgaagaagaagaagaagggaaGGTGTAGGCTTCTTTAA
- the LOC124184023 gene encoding ras-like GTP-binding protein Rho1 isoform X2: MAAIRKKLVIVGDGACGKTCLLIVFSKDQFPEVYVPTVFENYVADIEVDSKQVELALWDTAGQEDYDRLRPLSYPDTDVILMCFSIDSPDSLENIPEKWTPEVKHFCPNVPIILVGNKKDLRNDPGTIKELGKMKQEPVKPEEGRAMAEKINAFAYLECSAKSKEGVREVFETATRAALQVKKKKKGRCRLL, translated from the exons ATGGCGGCTATAAGAAAGAAATTGGTGATCGTGGGTGATGGTGCCTGTGGTAAAACTTGTCTCCTGATCGTTTTTAGCAAAGATCAATTCCCCGAGGTTTATGTACCtaccgtatttgaaaattatgtcgCGGACATCGAAGTGGACAGCAAACAG GTCGAACTAGCCCTTTGGGACACGGCTGGTCAGGAGGATTACGACAGGCTTCGTCCACTGTCTTATCCGGACACAGACGTTATTCTGATGTGTTTCTCCATCGACAGTCCCGATTCCTTGGAGAACATTCCCGAAAAATGGACACCAGAGGTCAAACATTTTTGTCCCAATGTGCCGATAATATTGGTCGGTAACAAAAAAGACCTTCGTAATGATCCCGGTACAATTAAAGAActtggaaaaatgaaacaagagCCAGTTAAACCTGAAGAAGGACGTGCAATGGCCGAAAAAATTAACGCCTTCGCATACCTAGAGTGTTCTGCCAAAAGCAAGGAGGGAGTGCGGGAAGTTTTTGAAACAGCAACCAGAGCTGCGTTGCAG gtgaagaagaagaagaagggaaGGTGTAGGCTTCTTTAA